In Rattus norvegicus strain BN/NHsdMcwi chromosome 1, GRCr8, whole genome shotgun sequence, a genomic segment contains:
- the Or2d2 gene encoding olfactory receptor Olr233, with amino-acid sequence MRQANQTQVTEFLLLGLSDDPHTQTLLFILFLGIYLVTVLGNLLLMFLVWADSRLHTPMYFFLCNLSLADLCFSTNIVPQALTHLLSRKKSISFRRCAAQLLLFLIFGCTQCALLAVMSYDRYVAICNPLHYSSIMTWRLCIQLATVSWTSGILVSVVDTTFTLRLPYRGSNSIPHFFCEAPALLTLASTDTQTSEMVIFLMGVVILLIPVSLILVSYGHIIVTVVKMKSAAGRFKAFSTCGSHLIVVILFYGSGIITYMTPKSSKEQEKLVSVFYAMVTPMLNPLIYSLRNKDVKGALWKVALKNFSSRPIIIQ; translated from the coding sequence ATGAGACAGGCAAATCAAACACAGGTGACAGAATTTCTCCTTTTGGGACTTTCTGATGACCCCCACACCCAGACGCTGCTATTCATCTTATTTCTGGGCATCTATCTGGTGACTGTACTTGGAAACCTACTTCTCATGTTCCTTGTTTGGGCTGACTCTCGGCTTCACACTcccatgtatttttttctgtgcAACTTGTCCCTGGCTGACCTCTGCTTTTCTACCAACATTGTTCCACAGGCCCTCACCCATCTCCTTTCAAGGAAAAAGAGCATTTCATTCAGACGCTGTGCAGCTCAGCTTCTGCTGTTTCTCATTTTTGGGTGTACACAATGTGCCCTTTTGGCTGTGATGTCCTATGACCGTTATGTGGCTATCTGCAACCCTCTGCATTACTCTAGCATCATGACATGGAGGCTGTGTATCCAGCTGGCTACAGTGTCATGGACTAGTGGCATTTTAGTGTCTGTGGTGGATACCACGTTCACATTAAGACTTCCCTATCGAGGTAGCAACAGTATTCCTCACTTCTTTTGTGAGGCTCCTGCACTTTTGACTCTGGCATCTACAGACACTCAAACTTCAGAGATGGTCATTTTCCTCATGGGAGTTGTGATTCTCCTTATACCTGTCTCCCTAATTCTGGTGTCCTATGGCCATATCATAGTGACTGTTGTCAAGATGAAATCAGCTGCAGGGAGGTTCAAGGCATTTTCTACCTGTGGTTCCCACCTTATTGTTGTCATCCTTTTTTATGGGTCAGGGATTATTACCTATATGACTCCGAAGTCTTCCAAAGAACAGGAGAAACTGGTGTCTGTTTTCTATGCAATGGTGACACCTATGCTTAACCCCCTCATCTACAGTCTGAGGAACAAAGATGTAAAGGGAGCTCTGTGGAAAGTAGCCCTGAAGAACTTCTCAAGCAGGCCTATAATCATCCAGTGA